In Pseudomonas sp. R76, one genomic interval encodes:
- a CDS encoding YkgJ family cysteine cluster protein: MKPQLIAAAELDRLETWQKYSAHMCGGCVSSCCTLPVEVKIKDLIRIGIVDEFERGDPPKNIAKRLQKEGIVERFNSKSEIFTLQRMSNNDCLYLDRKTRFCTIYDKRPDTCRNHPKIGPRPGYCAYKPKEVVRETKFKTLDKF; encoded by the coding sequence ATGAAGCCTCAACTGATCGCCGCTGCGGAACTCGACCGTCTCGAGACTTGGCAGAAATATTCCGCCCACATGTGCGGTGGCTGCGTGTCCAGCTGCTGCACGCTGCCGGTTGAGGTGAAGATCAAGGACCTGATCCGCATTGGCATCGTCGATGAATTCGAACGCGGCGACCCGCCGAAGAACATCGCCAAGCGTTTGCAGAAGGAAGGCATCGTCGAGCGCTTCAATTCCAAATCCGAGATTTTTACCCTGCAGCGCATGAGCAACAACGATTGCTTGTACCTGGATCGTAAGACGCGCTTCTGCACTATTTATGACAAGCGCCCGGATACGTGCCGCAACCACCCAAAAATCGGGCCGCGCCCAGGGTATTGCGCGTATAAGCCCAAAGAAGTGGTGCGCGAGACCAAGTTCAAGACCCTCGATAAGTTCTGA
- the thiI gene encoding tRNA uracil 4-sulfurtransferase ThiI, translated as MKLIVKVFPEITIKSRPVRTRFIRQLAKNIRAVLRDLDPAVVVNGVWDNLELETRITDAKALKDMTERLSCMPGIAHFLQVDEYPLGDFDDITEKCKLHYGSELEGKIFSVRCKRAGKHTFSSMDVEKYVGSKLRRECGAAGISLKAPQIEVRMEIRDQRLFVIHSQHNSIGGYPLGALEQTLVLMSGGFDSTVAAYQIMRRGLMSHFCFFNLGGRAHELGVMEVAHFIWKKYGSSQRVLFVSVPFEEVLGEILGKVDNSHMGVVLKRMMLRAASRIADQLQIDALVTGEAISQVSSQTLPNLSLIDCVTEKLVLRPLIASHKQDIIDLAEEIGTADFAKHMPEYCGVISVNPKTHAKRNRVEYEEQQFDMAILERALENAKMVPIDRVIDELGQDVQIEEVSEALAGQIVVDIRHPDAAEDEPLEIAGIDVQTLPFYALNARFKELDNSRQYLLYCDKGVMSRLHAHHLLSEGHANVRVYRPS; from the coding sequence ATGAAATTAATCGTTAAAGTCTTCCCCGAGATCACCATCAAAAGCCGACCGGTACGGACGCGTTTCATCCGTCAGTTGGCCAAGAACATCCGTGCCGTGCTCCGAGACCTGGACCCGGCTGTGGTGGTGAACGGCGTGTGGGACAATCTCGAGCTGGAAACCCGTATTACCGACGCCAAAGCCTTGAAGGATATGACCGAGCGCCTGAGCTGCATGCCGGGCATCGCGCATTTCCTGCAGGTGGATGAGTACCCGCTGGGCGACTTCGACGACATCACCGAAAAGTGCAAACTGCACTACGGCAGCGAGCTTGAAGGCAAGATTTTTTCGGTGCGCTGCAAGCGTGCCGGCAAGCACACCTTCAGCTCCATGGACGTCGAAAAATACGTCGGCAGCAAGCTGCGTCGCGAGTGCGGCGCCGCCGGAATTTCCCTTAAAGCGCCGCAAATTGAAGTGCGCATGGAAATTCGCGACCAACGGTTGTTTGTGATTCACAGCCAGCACAACAGCATCGGCGGCTACCCGCTGGGCGCCCTGGAACAGACCCTGGTTCTCATGTCCGGCGGTTTCGATTCCACCGTGGCGGCCTACCAGATCATGCGCCGCGGCCTGATGAGCCACTTCTGCTTCTTTAATCTGGGCGGGCGTGCACATGAATTGGGCGTGATGGAAGTCGCGCACTTTATCTGGAAGAAGTACGGCAGCTCCCAACGCGTGCTATTCGTAAGCGTGCCGTTCGAGGAAGTGCTCGGCGAAATTCTCGGTAAAGTCGATAACAGTCATATGGGCGTAGTATTGAAGCGTATGATGTTGCGCGCTGCGTCCCGAATCGCCGATCAGTTGCAGATTGACGCACTGGTGACCGGTGAAGCGATCTCCCAGGTGTCCAGCCAGACGCTGCCGAACCTGTCGCTGATCGACTGCGTGACCGAAAAGCTGGTGCTGCGCCCGCTGATCGCCAGTCACAAGCAGGACATCATCGACCTGGCCGAAGAAATCGGCACGGCGGATTTCGCCAAGCACATGCCTGAATATTGCGGGGTCATTTCGGTGAACCCCAAGACCCACGCCAAACGCAACCGCGTGGAGTACGAAGAACAACAGTTCGACATGGCGATTCTGGAGCGTGCGCTCGAGAACGCCAAAATGGTGCCGATCGATCGCGTAATCGACGAATTGGGCCAAGACGTGCAAATCGAAGAAGTCAGCGAAGCCCTGGCCGGCCAGATCGTCGTCGACATCCGTCACCCGGATGCCGCTGAAGATGAGCCACTGGAAATCGCTGGCATCGACGTGCAAACGCTGCCGTTCTATGCATTGAACGCGCGTTTCAAGGAACTGGATAACAGCCGTCAGTACCTGCTGTATTGCGACAAAGGCGTGATGAGTCGCCTGCATGCCCACCATTTGCTCAGTGAGGGGCATGCCAATGTGCGCGTTTATCGACCGAGCTAA
- a CDS encoding glycogen/starch/alpha-glucan phosphorylase, with translation MSQEPLAREAEVAAFRDAVLTKLTYAVGKDPDHAFDHDWFEAIALAARDQMVDHWMDHTRRIYRKGQKRVYYLSLEFLIGRLLYDSLSNLGVLEIAREALSELGVDLERIRLLEPDAALGNGGLGRLAACFMESMSTLGIAGHGYGIRYEHGLFRQAIVDGWQQEQTERWLDFGNPWEFERAEVIYPIGFGGSVETLADASGKMIQVWSPNETVRAVAYDTPVVGWRGASVNTLRLWRARAVEDLHLERFNAGDHLGAVAEVARAESISRVLYPADSTEAGQELRLRQEYFFVSASLQDLLRRHKNMHGSVLSLGEHAAIQLNDTHPSIAVAELMRQLVDLHDIPWEAAWDVTVETLSYTNHTLLPEALETWPVGLMERMLPRHMQIIYLINAQHIDSLRAKGIHDFDVLRAVSLIEEDNGRRVRMGNLAFLGSHSVNGVSGLHTQLMRSTVFSELHKLYPERINNKTNGITFRRWLYQANPKLTEMLVEALGPDILDTMETRLTELETFAEKQSFRKAFADQRLHSKRALAEIIHERLGISVNPAAMFDVQVKRIHEYKRQLLNLLHTVALYQAIRAEPGTDWVPRVKIFAGKAAASYHQAKLIIKLTNDIARTVNNDPTVRGLLKVVFLPNYNVSLAESIIPAADLSEQISTAGFEASGTSNMKFGLNGALTIGTMDGANVEMHERVGADHMFIFGLSAQQVEARKHAGEFNAGPEIAASHRLNDVLQAIRGGVFSPDDPGRYVGLIDGLIDYDRFLVCADFDSYWDAQARVEAHWHDSKAWWRSAVLNTARMGWFSSDRTIREYATEIWKALD, from the coding sequence ATGTCTCAGGAACCGCTTGCACGAGAAGCAGAGGTAGCCGCATTCCGCGATGCTGTCTTGACCAAACTTACCTACGCGGTGGGCAAAGACCCCGACCACGCCTTCGACCATGACTGGTTCGAAGCCATTGCCCTGGCCGCGCGCGACCAGATGGTCGATCACTGGATGGACCACACGCGGCGTATCTACCGCAAAGGCCAGAAGCGGGTTTATTACCTCTCCCTCGAATTCCTGATCGGTCGCTTGCTCTACGACAGCCTGAGCAACCTGGGCGTGCTGGAGATTGCGCGCGAAGCGTTGTCCGAGTTGGGCGTCGACCTGGAACGCATCCGCCTGCTGGAGCCCGACGCGGCCCTCGGCAACGGTGGCCTGGGCCGCCTGGCCGCATGCTTTATGGAAAGCATGTCGACCTTGGGCATTGCCGGCCACGGTTATGGCATTCGTTACGAGCACGGCTTGTTCCGCCAGGCGATTGTGGATGGCTGGCAACAGGAGCAGACCGAGCGCTGGCTGGACTTTGGCAACCCGTGGGAATTCGAGCGCGCCGAAGTGATTTACCCGATCGGTTTTGGCGGCAGCGTCGAAACCCTGGCGGACGCCTCTGGCAAGATGATTCAAGTGTGGTCGCCGAATGAAACTGTGCGCGCGGTGGCTTACGACACCCCAGTCGTCGGCTGGCGCGGCGCCAGCGTCAACACCCTGCGCCTGTGGCGTGCACGCGCCGTCGAAGACCTGCACCTGGAACGCTTCAACGCCGGTGACCACTTGGGCGCCGTCGCCGAAGTGGCCCGCGCCGAAAGCATCTCCCGCGTGCTTTACCCGGCCGATAGCACCGAAGCAGGGCAGGAACTGCGCCTGCGTCAGGAATACTTCTTCGTCTCCGCCTCGCTGCAGGACTTGCTGCGCCGCCACAAAAACATGCACGGCTCGGTATTGAGCCTGGGCGAACACGCCGCCATCCAGCTCAACGACACTCACCCGTCGATTGCCGTGGCCGAGCTGATGCGCCAACTGGTGGACCTGCATGACATTCCGTGGGAAGCGGCGTGGGACGTGACGGTTGAAACGCTTTCCTACACCAACCACACCTTATTGCCGGAGGCGTTGGAAACCTGGCCTGTCGGCCTGATGGAACGCATGCTGCCACGGCACATGCAGATCATCTACCTGATCAACGCCCAGCACATCGACTCGCTGCGCGCCAAGGGCATTCATGATTTCGACGTGCTGCGCGCTGTGTCGCTGATCGAAGAAGACAACGGCCGCCGCGTGCGCATGGGCAACTTGGCGTTCCTCGGCTCCCATAGCGTCAACGGCGTGTCCGGTTTGCACACCCAGTTGATGCGCAGCACGGTGTTCTCCGAACTGCACAAGCTCTACCCGGAGCGCATTAACAACAAAACCAACGGCATCACCTTCCGCCGCTGGCTGTACCAGGCCAACCCCAAACTCACCGAGATGCTGGTGGAAGCGCTGGGCCCGGACATTCTCGACACCATGGAAACCCGCCTCACGGAGCTCGAAACCTTCGCCGAGAAGCAGTCTTTCCGCAAAGCCTTCGCCGATCAGCGCCTGCACAGTAAACGTGCATTGGCCGAGATCATCCACGAGCGCCTGGGCATTTCGGTCAACCCGGCGGCGATGTTCGATGTACAGGTCAAGCGCATCCACGAATACAAACGCCAGTTGCTCAACCTGCTGCACACCGTGGCGCTGTACCAGGCGATCCGCGCCGAGCCGGGTACCGACTGGGTGCCACGGGTGAAGATCTTCGCCGGCAAGGCGGCCGCCAGTTATCACCAGGCCAAGTTGATCATCAAGTTGACCAACGACATTGCCCGCACCGTCAACAACGACCCGACTGTGCGCGGTTTGCTCAAGGTGGTGTTCCTGCCCAACTACAACGTCAGCCTGGCGGAAAGCATCATTCCGGCGGCAGACTTGTCGGAGCAGATCTCCACGGCCGGCTTTGAGGCCTCGGGCACCAGTAACATGAAGTTCGGCCTCAACGGCGCGCTGACCATCGGCACCATGGACGGCGCCAACGTGGAAATGCACGAGCGGGTGGGCGCCGATCACATGTTCATCTTTGGTCTGAGCGCGCAGCAGGTGGAAGCGCGCAAGCACGCCGGTGAATTTAATGCCGGGCCGGAAATTGCCGCCTCCCATCGCCTCAACGATGTACTGCAAGCGATTCGCGGCGGGGTGTTCTCGCCGGATGATCCGGGCCGTTATGTGGGCTTGATCGACGGGCTGATCGACTACGACCGTTTCCTGGTGTGTGCCGACTTCGACTCCTACTGGGACGCCCAGGCGCGGGTCGAGGCGCATTGGCATGACTCCAAGGCCTGGTGGCGTTCAGCAGTGCTGAACACGGCGCGGATGGGCTGGTTCAGCTCGGACCGCACGATCCGCGAATACGCCACCGAGATCTGGAAAGCCCTCGACTAA
- the glnA gene encoding glutamate--ammonia ligase: protein MSKSVQLIKDHDVKWIDLRFTDTKGTQHHVTMPARDALDDAFFEEGKMFDGSSIAGWKGIEASDMILMPDDSTAVLDPFTEDPTLIIVCDVIEPSTMQGYDRDPRAIAKRAEEYLKSTGIGDTVFVGPEPEFFIFDSVKFKSDISGSMFKIFSEQGSWMSDQDVEGGNKGHRPGIKGGYFPVPPFDHDHEIRTSMCNAMEEMGLVIEVHHHEVATAGQNEIGVKFNTLVAKADEVQTLKYCVHNVADAYGRTATFMPKPLYGDNGSGMHVHLSIAKEGKNTFAGEGYAGLSDTALYFIGGIIKHGKALNGFTNPSTNSYKRLVPGFEAPVMLAYSARNRSASIRIPYVSSPRARRIEARFPDPAANPYLAFAALVMAGLDGIQNKIHPGDAADKNLYDLPPEEAKEIPQVCGSLKEALEELDKGRAFLTKGGVFSDDFIDAYIELKSEEEIKVRTFVHPLEYELYYSC, encoded by the coding sequence ATGTCGAAGTCGGTTCAACTCATCAAAGATCATGACGTTAAATGGATTGATCTGCGCTTCACGGACACTAAAGGTACTCAGCACCACGTGACCATGCCGGCTCGCGACGCGCTGGATGATGCTTTCTTCGAAGAAGGCAAAATGTTCGACGGTTCCTCCATTGCTGGCTGGAAAGGCATCGAAGCCTCCGACATGATCCTGATGCCGGACGACAGCACTGCCGTTCTCGACCCGTTCACCGAAGACCCAACCCTGATCATCGTCTGCGACGTGATCGAGCCTTCGACCATGCAAGGCTACGACCGCGACCCACGTGCGATCGCCAAGCGTGCCGAGGAATACCTGAAGTCGACCGGTATCGGCGACACCGTATTCGTAGGCCCGGAGCCAGAATTCTTCATCTTTGATTCGGTCAAGTTCAAGTCCGACATCTCCGGCTCCATGTTCAAAATCTTCTCCGAACAAGGTTCGTGGATGTCCGACCAGGACGTGGAAGGCGGCAACAAAGGCCACCGTCCAGGTATCAAAGGCGGCTACTTCCCGGTTCCGCCGTTCGACCACGACCACGAAATCCGTACCTCCATGTGCAACGCCATGGAAGAAATGGGCCTGGTCATCGAAGTTCACCACCACGAAGTGGCGACTGCCGGCCAGAACGAAATCGGTGTGAAGTTCAACACCCTGGTTGCCAAGGCTGACGAAGTTCAGACCCTGAAGTACTGCGTACACAACGTGGCTGATGCCTACGGCCGTACCGCTACCTTCATGCCTAAGCCACTGTACGGCGATAACGGTTCGGGTATGCACGTTCACCTGTCCATCGCCAAAGAAGGCAAGAACACCTTCGCTGGCGAAGGTTATGCCGGCCTGTCCGACACCGCCCTGTACTTCATCGGCGGTATCATCAAGCACGGTAAGGCCCTGAACGGCTTCACCAACCCGTCGACCAACTCCTACAAGCGTCTGGTCCCAGGCTTCGAAGCACCGGTAATGCTGGCCTACTCGGCTCGTAACCGTTCCGCTTCGATCCGTATTCCTTACGTGTCCAGCCCTCGTGCTCGCCGTATTGAAGCGCGCTTCCCGGATCCAGCAGCCAACCCATACCTGGCCTTCGCTGCCCTGGTAATGGCCGGCCTGGACGGTATCCAGAACAAGATCCACCCTGGCGACGCCGCCGACAAAAACTTGTACGACCTGCCGCCTGAAGAGGCCAAAGAGATCCCACAAGTGTGCGGCAGCCTGAAAGAAGCCCTGGAAGAGCTGGACAAGGGCCGTGCGTTCCTGACCAAAGGCGGCGTATTCAGCGACGACTTCATCGATGCCTACATCGAGCTGAAAAGCGAAGAAGAAATCAAAGTACGCACCTTCGTACACCCACTGGAATACGAGCTGTACTACAGCTGCTGA
- the typA gene encoding translational GTPase TypA yields MIENLRNIAIIAHVDHGKTTLVDKLLRQSGTLERNELNDERVMDSNDQEKERGITILAKNTAINWNGYHINIVDTPGHADFGGEVERVMSMVDSVLLLVDAQDGPMPQTRFVTKKAFEAGLRPIVCINKVDRPGARPDWVLDQIFDLFDNLGATEEQLDFKVVYASALNGIAGLEHTDMAEDMTPLYQSIVDNVPAPKVDREGPFQMQISALDYNSFLGVIGVGRIARGSVKPNTPVVAIGADGKKRNGRILKLMGHHGLHRIDVEEAFAGDIVCVSGMDSLFISDTLCQPDNVEAMKPLTVDEPTVSMTFQVNDSPFCGKEGKFVTSRNIKERLDKELLYNVALRVEEGDSADKFKVSGRGELHLSVLIETMRREGFEMGVGRPEVIIRQVDGVKQEPFENVTIDTPEESQGKVMEEMGLRKGDLTNMVPDGKGRVRLEYNIPARGLIGFRNQFLTLTNGAGILTSIFDRYDTMKSGDMSGRQNGVLVSVETGKALTYSLETLQARGKLFVEHGQEIYNGQIVGLNSRDNDMGVNPTKGKKLDNMRASGKDETIALVPPVRFTLEQALEFIQDDELCEVTPKSIRLRKKILDEGERTRAAKKAKN; encoded by the coding sequence GTGATCGAAAATCTACGTAACATCGCCATCATTGCTCACGTTGACCATGGTAAAACCACCCTGGTAGACAAACTCTTGCGTCAATCCGGCACCCTGGAGCGCAACGAGCTCAACGACGAGCGCGTGATGGACTCCAACGACCAGGAAAAAGAGCGCGGTATTACCATCCTGGCTAAAAACACCGCCATCAACTGGAACGGCTACCACATCAACATCGTGGATACCCCGGGCCACGCCGACTTCGGCGGCGAAGTTGAACGCGTAATGTCGATGGTTGACTCCGTTCTGCTGCTGGTTGATGCCCAAGACGGCCCTATGCCGCAAACCCGTTTCGTGACCAAGAAGGCTTTCGAAGCCGGCCTGCGTCCGATCGTGTGCATCAACAAGGTTGACCGTCCAGGCGCACGTCCGGACTGGGTTCTGGACCAGATCTTCGACCTGTTCGACAACCTGGGTGCTACCGAAGAACAGCTGGACTTCAAAGTCGTCTACGCCTCGGCCCTGAACGGCATTGCCGGTCTCGAACACACCGACATGGCTGAAGACATGACCCCGCTGTACCAGTCGATCGTCGACAACGTACCAGCGCCAAAAGTTGACCGTGAAGGCCCGTTCCAGATGCAAATCTCGGCACTGGACTACAACAGCTTCCTGGGTGTTATCGGTGTTGGCCGTATCGCTCGTGGTAGCGTCAAGCCGAACACCCCGGTTGTCGCCATCGGCGCCGACGGCAAGAAACGCAACGGCCGTATCCTGAAGCTGATGGGTCACCACGGTCTGCACCGCATCGACGTTGAAGAAGCGTTTGCCGGTGACATCGTTTGCGTAAGCGGTATGGACTCGCTGTTCATCTCCGACACCCTGTGCCAGCCGGACAACGTCGAGGCGATGAAGCCTCTGACCGTTGACGAGCCAACCGTTTCCATGACCTTCCAGGTAAACGACTCGCCTTTCTGCGGTAAAGAAGGCAAGTTCGTGACATCCCGTAACATCAAGGAACGTCTGGACAAAGAGCTGCTGTACAACGTTGCTCTGCGCGTTGAAGAAGGCGACTCGGCTGACAAGTTCAAGGTTTCCGGCCGTGGTGAGCTGCACCTCTCGGTACTGATCGAAACCATGCGTCGCGAAGGCTTCGAAATGGGCGTTGGTCGTCCTGAAGTGATCATCCGTCAGGTTGACGGCGTGAAGCAGGAACCGTTCGAAAACGTCACCATCGACACCCCTGAAGAATCCCAGGGCAAGGTCATGGAAGAGATGGGCCTGCGTAAGGGCGACCTGACCAACATGGTGCCGGATGGCAAAGGCCGTGTGCGTCTGGAATACAACATCCCTGCTCGTGGTCTGATCGGTTTCCGTAACCAGTTCCTGACCCTGACCAACGGTGCTGGCATCCTGACCTCGATCTTCGATCGCTACGACACCATGAAGTCCGGCGACATGTCCGGCCGTCAAAACGGTGTTCTGGTATCGGTAGAAACCGGCAAGGCGCTGACCTACTCCCTGGAAACTCTGCAGGCGCGTGGCAAGCTGTTCGTTGAACACGGTCAAGAGATCTACAACGGTCAGATCGTTGGTCTGAACAGCCGTGACAACGACATGGGCGTCAACCCAACCAAAGGCAAGAAGCTCGACAACATGCGTGCTTCGGGTAAAGACGAAACCATCGCCCTGGTTCCACCTGTTCGCTTCACCCTGGAACAGGCTCTGGAATTCATCCAGGACGACGAGCTGTGCGAAGTTACGCCTAAGTCGATCCGCCTGCGTAAGAAGATCCTGGACGAAGGCGAGCGTACCCGCGCTGCCAAGAAAGCCAAGAACTGA